TTAGCTATCAAAGGTTATCTGCGTTTTACCCCGCCGAACTTCCCGCTTCAACTCCGCTTTGCGGCAGAGGTTGCCCAAACGGTGACCGCCTTCTATGAGCTTGTTCTGGAGGTGATCGCCCTGTATAAAGATTCCGAAGTGCTGAACCGGGCGACGCTGCGCTTTCTGGAGCATCACATCCCGGAAACGTGTTATTTCTTAAGCAAGTTGTCGGACTTTAACCGGGACATCCCGATTATTCCCGACTGCCCGCTGACAAAACCTTCTTTTGGGGGGTAGGGTAGTTAACAGCCGTTCCCATCACTGACTAACAGTTTTTGCTTATTCCTCTTGATAGGCAGAGGAGGCTTGTTCTCCATGTGATGAATTCCGTGAGAGGCGATTTCCGAAACGTTTCCTTGCTATTGCTGCATAAGCCAGCGGTTTTCTTTGTATTTCTCTTTTTTCTACATTATTAACCAATGAGTAAATTGTATTTATTAATCCCGGAGTGCTTTCAATAGCCTTTGCTGAATCATTAGTATTAGCAGCATTTATCAAAGGAATCGCAGAAGAGGCAATTGAACATATCGTAGTAAAATTTATATTCCTCCAGTGAAAAGATCTCATTCGGTCTGTTATATAACCAACCTCATCATTTATATCTTCAACGAATATTTTGATTCTATCTTTTCTTTGAGTTTCCGGTATTAATTCTAAATCTAATATAAAACTCTCAACATATCTCCTTAACCTTAACAATTCATAATTGTATTTTTCTTTGAATCGATATAATTCATACGGATTGCCAATCTGATCTGGTAACGGAAATATATCCGGGAGTATTTGTGCGTATAGTTCTTGTTGAACTCTTTGACGAGGATTGCCTCTCTTATTAACAGGCAATAAATATGTTAATCCGTCATAACTATCCGTCGATGGAATAAAATCGGTCTCCTGACCAATTACAGTCGCTAGATAGGTCATGAATAAATTTCCAGTATATGAATCCATAACAAACCACGACCAGCCTTCCCTCCAGGCTAAGCCTCTTTCCATCAATTTTTCTCCTATGCTTTCCAGTTTTCCTAAATGAATTTTTATCGTATCTTTTATTACACCATTAGGATTAATCAATCCGGCATTATTAAGTGCAGCTATATTATGAAATACCGGGTTTCTGTCAATCATCTCAAGAAAAGAATCTTCAAATTTATGAATTCTCCAGGTATATTGTTCGGGAATAATTTGTTCAATCAGCTCCAATTCAACAAGTGAGCGCATATATTTATCTAATTTATGTGGTTTTTCAATAAATTCATATGGAACAATAGAAGCTACTTTATCCCAATATAAAATGGATGAGGTTAACCAAGCTCCCTTAGGTATCGAAATATATGGAAAGTACAGTATTTTATTCATATTTATCCTCCTGAAATAATTCATATGTCGTTGTTACATTTAAACCCCTATCACCACCAAATTGAAAAAAGAACCACCACCAAGATAATTAGTGCAAACACAATCACAAACGATTTGACAAACCCGGAAATAAACTGCAGGGCTTCGCTTTTTTCAAACTTGAACATGTGGAAAAGCCATATAACAACGATCGTTCCAAACATCATTTTTATGGAAAACCGGATCACTTCAAACAAATACTCCCTCATCAGTATAATTCTTGTCTCTACGACGCTGCCCGTATGAACCGTATCCGTATCCGGAAACACCAACAATCCCAGCAAAAAACTTAACACAAAGCTATACACAGCTCCTTTAACGAGCTTTTTCTCCATGAACACGTATCCCCTTCAATCTGCATCTCTGGATTTTTATGTATATTTCAACAATATCCCCTTGATCTCCTCCTTTTTCTGAAAAACAAAGGACAGCCCCCGAAGAGACTGTCCTGATTGTATCCGATCAGCCAAGCTTTACGACTTGACCTGTTGCCTGAGATTCGAACGCGGCCAAAATAACCTTGAGCGAACGCATTCCCTCTTCCCCGGAAATGCTCGGAGGCGTTTTCGTCACGATGCTTTCGACAAATGCGTCGATGACGCCGCTGCTCGTTTGCTTCTCGTTGGTGGCGATGGCGCCGACTTTATAACGCTCCACCGTGCCGTCCCGAAGCTCGACGATGACTTGGTCGTCAGGGTGTGTGCCGATCTTCATCACGCCGTTCTCACACCAGAACACCGTGCTGTTGTCTTCGCCTTTGTAATAAGTCCAGCTGGCGACCAGAGTGCCGATCGCGCCGCTTTTCATGCGCAGCAGACAGGTTGAGTTGTCGTCGACATCGGTGCCTTTTTTATCCAGCGTGCCGACGAACGCGGCAACTTCAACCACTTCGTCGTTCAAAAAGTAACGGATCAGGTCGGACTTATGAACGCCGAGGTCGCCCATAGCGCCCATGATCGCCTCTTCTTTGCGGAAAAACCAGCTGTCGCGTCCGTCGACGCTCCAGCGCTCCGGACCCGGGTGGCCGAACGACGTGCGGAACGTCAGTACCCTGCCGAGGCGTCCGGAATCCAAAATCTCCTTCGCTTTCACGTGTGGAGGCATGAGCCGCTGGTTATGGCCGACCATCAAATAAACGCCGTTTTTGCGGGCCGCTTCGATCATCGCAAGCGCTTCTTCCTCCGTTGCCGCCATCGGCTTCTCGACGAGCACATGCGCGCCGGCGTTGGCGGCGGCGATGGCCGCCGGAGCGTGCAAATAGTTCGGCGTGCACACGCTGACAGCGTCCGCTTTGACTTCCTTCAGCATATCTTCGTAATTGGCGTACGCCTTCGCATTGTGCTTCTTGGCATACAGCTCCGCTCTTTCCAAAACCGGATCGGCGAATGCCACCAGCTCGACATTAGGGTTTTCTTCATATTCGGGAATGTGACGGCGCTGAGCGATAGCTCCGCATCCGATCACGGCGACTTTGATTTTGCTCATGGATCTGTTCCTCCTAAAAATGTGGTTATCGCCAGTTATGGATCAGGCGTTTTGGAAAGCCGGCAAATAATGCTGCTGAAGCCACTTCATGCTGATCGTGACGCTTTCGATCGACGGTCCTTGGCAGCGGTCCTGCTCGACGATCAGCCATTCGACACCCGCATCGGACGAAGCGGAGATGACGCCGTTCAGATCGACGCTGCCGACGCCGAGCTCGACCGTGTTCATTTTGCCTTCCGCATCCTTCGTGAAATCTTTCAAGTGCAGCAGTGGAAGTCTGCCGGCGTATTTGCCGATGTATTCGGTCGGATTTTGTCCGGCGAACTGAACCCAGCATACGTCCATCTCAACTTTGACGGCATCGGCGGAAGTCGCCGTGTACATCGCATCGAAGGCAAACTCTCCGTCCACCTGCAGATGGAATTCGAAATCGTGGTTATGGTAAGCGAACTGCAGTCCCTGCTTTTTCGCTTCTTCGCCGACCTGCTGGAAGAAAGCGTAGATCCCTTTCCAGTCTTCGGCGGTTTGCCGGTCTTCAGGCGCTACGTAAGGACAGATGAGATAAGGAGCGCCGATCGTTTTCAGGTAAGCGATTTCACCGGCAAGATTTTCTTTCAGGTTTTTGAGGCTGACATGTGCGCCTATCGCCTTCAGGTTCAGCTCTTGAAGCAAATCGCGAAGCTCTTCTGCGGCCAAGCCGCCGTAACCGGCGAATTCAACGCCTTCGTAGCCCAGCTCGGCCACGCGGCGAAGCGTTCCGGTAAAGTCCTTGGCCGTTTCGTCACGGAGCGTGTACATTTGCAAACCGATGCCCATTCTTCTCATATTCTCTCTCCTAACGTTATTGAAGGATCAATGCCCAACTACTATTGTATAAGCAAATCGCTTATAATGGGAATGAACTATATGGTCAGTACATGAACTATTTTGCTAAAAAGTGACGGTGCAAAGATGTCGGCAGAGCTCTTGATTTGCGGATATTCGTATCATTCTCAACGTTTTTACAACGGTCATAAAAGCGGCTTGCCTTCCTACCTATTCCGGCTGCAAACCGAAGGAAGCTGCCACGCTTTGGTGAACGGAAGTTTCGTTCCGATCCAGGGCGGGGATTTGCTGCTGTTTAAACCGGGAGACCCTTACGAACTGCGGATCGAGGAGCACGATACGCCGCGGAACGGAGCGGTCGTCGCCAGCGGGGACTATTATGTGATGTGCCGCGGAACGTGGCTCGACGAATGGTGGAACCGGGTGCCTTCTCGCCCCCCGCTGACCCGCATCAATATGAGTGAAAGTTTGCTCGGGACGTGGCGGCAGCTCATTTTGGAACGGAGAAGAATCGGGGAGGAAAATCCTGAGATTACCGATTATTTGCTGCGCACGTTGTGCCTGCAGCTCGAGCGGGCCGTCTCGGAGACGAATGCGTACCGCGGCAAATCGTTTACCGGCGCGCGGATGAAAAGTTACGTGGAAGAACATGCGAATATGCCGTTCAAAGTCGAGGACGTGGCGAACCACGTCGGTCTCAGCGTTTCCCGTGCGGTTCATTTGTTCAAGCAAATTTTCGGCAAAACGATGATCCAATACGCACTGGAAATCCGGCTGTCCACCGCGATCGAACGGATGAAATACAGCACGATGACGCTGGAGCAAATCGCGGAAAGCTGCGGCTTCGGCAGCTATTCGTATTTTCACCGGGTGTTCCGGGAAAAATACGGCGTCTCCCCCACCGATTACCGCAGCAGCGAAACGGTGGAACCTGGTGCTCGTTCCGATTGAGCCGTTCACCGTGAACCCTTTGGCAAGTCTGCGGCAAATCTTGTTTAAAATACTCCACCTTTCTTAAAATTTTAGAATTACCAACCTGCCCGCCGTACGATTAATATAAATTTGTTTTCATAACATTAAACGGCGGGTGAGATGATGAAAGTCAGATTTTTGTTGTCGGCGGCATTAAGCTTCACCGTATTGGCCGGGTGCGAGGGCGGACCCGAATCCCCCATTGCGCAAACGGCTTCAAGCGCTCCATCGCCCCAAACTCCGCAAGCGCAATCATCCTCCGGCGGCAACGAGCTGCTGAATTACACGGTGTGGCCGCAATTTTATATCAAAGAGGAAATTTGGGAGCAGCAGGTCGGAAGGTACCTCGCCAAGAAGTTTCCCGGCGTCACTTTCAAACATATCCAATGGGATAACCCGGGCAGGCAGTTTAAGGACCTGCTCGCGGCGGGAACCGTCCCCGACATCGTGATCGACGATTCCGCCCGCAACACATACCGGGAAATTCGCAGGTACAATTTGGAGTACGACATGACCGAGCTCATCAAAAAGTACAATTTCGATACCGGCAAAATAAATCCGGCCATGCTGCAGCAGTCCGTTATCGCTTCGGACGGGAAGCTTTATTCGCTGCCGTACAGCTCCGCCGAATGGGTGCTGGTATACAACAAGGACATTTTCGACAAATTCGGCGTCGAATACCCCAAGCCCGGTTTGACGTGGGACGAAGCTTACGAGCTGGCCAAAAAGCTGACGCGGCAGGAAGGTGACATCACTTACAAAGGGTTCCAGGTGAACCCTTCCCATTACATGATGTGGAACCAGCTGTCGGAGCCTTCGCTCGATCCGAATGAAGACAAGGCTGCACTAATTTCAGACAATTGGACGAAAATTACAAATAACATTCGGCGTTTCTATGATATTCCCGGCAATCAGCTCGTCAAAACGAACGCATTCTCCCAAGGCAAGATCGCCATGGCCATCGATACCGTAGATACCGTAGCCAAATGGGCGAGCGAAAACAAAAACCTGAACTGGGATTTTTCCGCAGTTCCGGTGTTCCCGGAAGCGCCCCATGCGAAATTCCAACCGCAATCGACCGCCATGTTTATCACAAATCAGTCCAAGCAAAAAGAACTTGCATTCCAGGTGATCGATTATATATTATCGCCGGAAATGCAGAAAGCCGCCGAAGAACGTGGATCCTACAGCGAAGATCAATAATATTCCGCACCTATAATACGGCCTTCGCCAGCAGCTCGTAAGACCGCAGGCGCTGGCCGTATTCCTGCGCCAACGTGACGATCATAAACTCTTCCGCACCAAGCCTCTCCCGCAGCTCCAGCAGCCTTAGCTTCACCTGCTCCGCCGTTCCCGCAAGCAGCCGGGCCCGCCGCTCCGCAAGCGCCTCCTCCGGCAGCTCGGCGGCGCCGCGGCCGAACACCGTCGCCCCGGCGGCGGCAATCCGGCGCGCCTCATCCTCCGTCTCCGCGCACACGGCCTGTACGGTTACGATCGTCTGCGGCTTGGCGAACGCCGCCGACGGCCGGAAGCCGTCGCGATAAGCCGCCATCGCCTCCGTTCCGTCGTGCTCGCTCATGAAATGCCCGAACGCATAACCCGCGCCGAATTCGGCGGCGTACTTTGCGCTTTTGACGTTGGTGCCGAGCAGCCACAGCTCGGGCGGGACGGACGGCACCGGGCGCGCAATGACCGGCTCGCCTTCGATCCGATACGTGTGCGAGAGCAGCGCCGTCAAATCGCCAAGCGCTTCAGGGAGCCGGCCGACCTGCTCGAGAAACCGCTCGTTCAGCGCCATCGTCGCATGGGCCGACCCGCCGGGAGCCCGACCGATGCCAAGATCGATCCGGCCCGGATACAGCGCGGCGAGCAGATGAAACGCCTCCGCCACCTTCAGCGGCTTGTAATGCGGCAGCAGCACCGCCCCCGAGCCGATGCGGATGCGGCTCGTCCGCATGCCGATATGCGCGAGCAGCACCTCCGGGCTTGCCGACGCCAGCACCTCCATGTCATGGTGCTCCGACGTCCAGTAGCGGCTGTATCCGAGCCTTTCGGCGGTTTGTGCGAGCAGCGCCGCCTGGCGCAGCGCCTCCTCCGGGCCGCTTCCTTCCAGGATCGGCACCATATCGAGCACGCTCAGTTTAAGTTTCGGTTCCACATAACTCCCCCTTTTTTCTTATCCGCCCCCGCAAACAAAACAAAAACGGCAGCATCCCCGGATCGCTCCGGGGCTCTGCCGTATTTTGCTTATGCCCGCAAACGCATGATTTCGTTCAGTTCCGGCTGTTGCCGGTAATTGCCGCGAGAAACCGCAAAATGTAAAGGAACAAATTGATGAAATCGAGATAAATGTTCAGCGCTGCGAGCGGCACTTCTTCCGCCGCGACGCCGTGTTTATACTGCGAGACGTCGTACAGAACCCAGCCACTGAAGATCAGAATGCCCAGCAACGACCAGACGAGATTCATCGTCCCGCCCATCGGGACAAACATCGCAATCAGGCTCATCACGATCAGGCCGATCGTCGCCGCAAACAGAAATCCGCCCAGGTAGCTGAAATCTCTTTGCGAACGGTGCGCGTAAAAAGCCAGTCCGCCGAAAATAGCCGCCGTCGCGAAAAACGCTCCCGACACGAGGTTTGCTCCGATCAGACCGCCGTACGTCTGAATGACCGGATAAAGCGTTACCCCGGAAACCGCGGTAAACGCATACAGGAACCCGTAGCCGATATGCCGCCCCCGGATCCGGATAATAAAAGCGGCTACGAGCATCACCAATTCCACAACGA
The window above is part of the Paenibacillus hamazuiensis genome. Proteins encoded here:
- a CDS encoding Gfo/Idh/MocA family protein, with translation MSKIKVAVIGCGAIAQRRHIPEYEENPNVELVAFADPVLERAELYAKKHNAKAYANYEDMLKEVKADAVSVCTPNYLHAPAAIAAANAGAHVLVEKPMAATEEEALAMIEAARKNGVYLMVGHNQRLMPPHVKAKEILDSGRLGRVLTFRTSFGHPGPERWSVDGRDSWFFRKEEAIMGAMGDLGVHKSDLIRYFLNDEVVEVAAFVGTLDKKGTDVDDNSTCLLRMKSGAIGTLVASWTYYKGEDNSTVFWCENGVMKIGTHPDDQVIVELRDGTVERYKVGAIATNEKQTSSGVIDAFVESIVTKTPPSISGEEGMRSLKVILAAFESQATGQVVKLG
- a CDS encoding sugar phosphate isomerase/epimerase family protein — translated: MRRMGIGLQMYTLRDETAKDFTGTLRRVAELGYEGVEFAGYGGLAAEELRDLLQELNLKAIGAHVSLKNLKENLAGEIAYLKTIGAPYLICPYVAPEDRQTAEDWKGIYAFFQQVGEEAKKQGLQFAYHNHDFEFHLQVDGEFAFDAMYTATSADAVKVEMDVCWVQFAGQNPTEYIGKYAGRLPLLHLKDFTKDAEGKMNTVELGVGSVDLNGVISASSDAGVEWLIVEQDRCQGPSIESVTISMKWLQQHYLPAFQNA
- a CDS encoding helix-turn-helix domain-containing protein — encoded protein: MFKQIFGKTMIQYALEIRLSTAIERMKYSTMTLEQIAESCGFGSYSYFHRVFREKYGVSPTDYRSSETVEPGARSD
- a CDS encoding ABC transporter substrate-binding protein, which translates into the protein MMKVRFLLSAALSFTVLAGCEGGPESPIAQTASSAPSPQTPQAQSSSGGNELLNYTVWPQFYIKEEIWEQQVGRYLAKKFPGVTFKHIQWDNPGRQFKDLLAAGTVPDIVIDDSARNTYREIRRYNLEYDMTELIKKYNFDTGKINPAMLQQSVIASDGKLYSLPYSSAEWVLVYNKDIFDKFGVEYPKPGLTWDEAYELAKKLTRQEGDITYKGFQVNPSHYMMWNQLSEPSLDPNEDKAALISDNWTKITNNIRRFYDIPGNQLVKTNAFSQGKIAMAIDTVDTVAKWASENKNLNWDFSAVPVFPEAPHAKFQPQSTAMFITNQSKQKELAFQVIDYILSPEMQKAAEERGSYSEDQ
- a CDS encoding MsnO8 family LLM class oxidoreductase; its protein translation is MEPKLKLSVLDMVPILEGSGPEEALRQAALLAQTAERLGYSRYWTSEHHDMEVLASASPEVLLAHIGMRTSRIRIGSGAVLLPHYKPLKVAEAFHLLAALYPGRIDLGIGRAPGGSAHATMALNERFLEQVGRLPEALGDLTALLSHTYRIEGEPVIARPVPSVPPELWLLGTNVKSAKYAAEFGAGYAFGHFMSEHDGTEAMAAYRDGFRPSAAFAKPQTIVTVQAVCAETEDEARRIAAAGATVFGRGAAELPEEALAERRARLLAGTAEQVKLRLLELRERLGAEEFMIVTLAQEYGQRLRSYELLAKAVL
- a CDS encoding Bax inhibitor-1 family protein; this encodes MQQRTVSYAHSGSFAHVLQTFALSLLLSFVGTLLGALFIPASLVPLFIVVELVMLVAAFIIRIRGRHIGYGFLYAFTAVSGVTLYPVIQTYGGLIGANLVSGAFFATAAIFGGLAFYAHRSQRDFSYLGGFLFAATIGLIVMSLIAMFVPMGGTMNLVWSLLGILIFSGWVLYDVSQYKHGVAAEEVPLAALNIYLDFINLFLYILRFLAAITGNSRN